A DNA window from Polyodon spathula isolate WHYD16114869_AA chromosome 36, ASM1765450v1, whole genome shotgun sequence contains the following coding sequences:
- the tmem45b gene encoding transmembrane protein 45B isoform X2: protein MANFKGHALPGSFFLLFGLWWSVKYPLLYFWRKNRPGGLVRMNPDSQRLDLIEGVVKVVFSIVGILAEQFVPDGPHLHLTQSEGHSWVKLMNWQHSTMYLFYGISGVVDILTVSPLGVPLGLDRLMLSVAVFIEGFLFYFHVHNRAPLDVHIHSLLLIAVFGGAFSILLEVFQRDHIVLELFRSSLAILQGTWFWQIGFVLFPPGGGTAWDDSDHDNIMFITMCFCWHYATALLIMALNYALVWGCMRRCAGRTGADPELGLLMKSSKNTSQKALLQESDEE, encoded by the exons ATGGCGAACTTCAAGGGGCACGCCCTGCCCGGCAGCTTCTTCCTGCTCTTTGGGCTCTGGTGGTCCGTCAAGTACCCCCTGCTCTACTTCTGGAGGAAGAACCGGCCAGGTGGGCTCGTCCGGATGAACCCCGACTCCCAGAGGCTGGACCTCATTGAGGGGGTGGTCAAGGTGGTCTTCTCCATCGTGG GGATCCTGGCCGAGCAGTTTGTGCCGGACGGACCACACCTGCATCTCACCCAGAGCGAGGGTCACTCCTGGGTCAAGCTGATGAACTGGCAGCACAGCACCATGTACCTTTTCTACGGCATCTCAGGGGTGGTGGACATACTCACCGTCTCCCCGCTGGGAGTCCCGCTGGGGCTGGACAGACTCATGCTTTCCGTGGCTGTGTTCATAGAGG GTTTCCTGTTTTACTTCCACGTGCACAACCGAGCCCCGTTGGACGTGCACATCCATTCCCTGCTGCTGATCGCTGTGTTCGGTGGCGCCTTCAGCATCCTGCTGGAAGTGTTCCAGAGAGACCACATTGTCCTGGAGCTCTTCAGGAGCAGCCTGGCCATCCTGCAAGGAACGTGGTTCTGGCAG ATTGGGTTTGTGCTGTTTCCTCCGGGGGGAGGCACAGCATGGGATGACAGCGACCATGACAACATCATGTTCATCACCATGTGCTTCTGCTGGCACTACGCCACCGCCCTGCTCATCATGGCACTCAACTACGCCCTCGTGTGGGG CTGTATGCGCCGCTGCGCCGGCAGGACCGGAGCAGACCCGGAGCTCGGACTCCTCATGAAATCATCCAAAAACACATCCCAGAAGGCGCTTCTGCAGGAATCGGACGAGGAGTAG
- the tmem45b gene encoding transmembrane protein 45B isoform X1, with the protein MCVATPQILPQFKAGPLVEGMANFKGHALPGSFFLLFGLWWSVKYPLLYFWRKNRPGGLVRMNPDSQRLDLIEGVVKVVFSIVGILAEQFVPDGPHLHLTQSEGHSWVKLMNWQHSTMYLFYGISGVVDILTVSPLGVPLGLDRLMLSVAVFIEGFLFYFHVHNRAPLDVHIHSLLLIAVFGGAFSILLEVFQRDHIVLELFRSSLAILQGTWFWQIGFVLFPPGGGTAWDDSDHDNIMFITMCFCWHYATALLIMALNYALVWGCMRRCAGRTGADPELGLLMKSSKNTSQKALLQESDEE; encoded by the exons CAGGACCGCTGGTAGAGGGAATGGCGAACTTCAAGGGGCACGCCCTGCCCGGCAGCTTCTTCCTGCTCTTTGGGCTCTGGTGGTCCGTCAAGTACCCCCTGCTCTACTTCTGGAGGAAGAACCGGCCAGGTGGGCTCGTCCGGATGAACCCCGACTCCCAGAGGCTGGACCTCATTGAGGGGGTGGTCAAGGTGGTCTTCTCCATCGTGG GGATCCTGGCCGAGCAGTTTGTGCCGGACGGACCACACCTGCATCTCACCCAGAGCGAGGGTCACTCCTGGGTCAAGCTGATGAACTGGCAGCACAGCACCATGTACCTTTTCTACGGCATCTCAGGGGTGGTGGACATACTCACCGTCTCCCCGCTGGGAGTCCCGCTGGGGCTGGACAGACTCATGCTTTCCGTGGCTGTGTTCATAGAGG GTTTCCTGTTTTACTTCCACGTGCACAACCGAGCCCCGTTGGACGTGCACATCCATTCCCTGCTGCTGATCGCTGTGTTCGGTGGCGCCTTCAGCATCCTGCTGGAAGTGTTCCAGAGAGACCACATTGTCCTGGAGCTCTTCAGGAGCAGCCTGGCCATCCTGCAAGGAACGTGGTTCTGGCAG ATTGGGTTTGTGCTGTTTCCTCCGGGGGGAGGCACAGCATGGGATGACAGCGACCATGACAACATCATGTTCATCACCATGTGCTTCTGCTGGCACTACGCCACCGCCCTGCTCATCATGGCACTCAACTACGCCCTCGTGTGGGG CTGTATGCGCCGCTGCGCCGGCAGGACCGGAGCAGACCCGGAGCTCGGACTCCTCATGAAATCATCCAAAAACACATCCCAGAAGGCGCTTCTGCAGGAATCGGACGAGGAGTAG